One window of the Chitinophaga niabensis genome contains the following:
- a CDS encoding SusC/RagA family TonB-linked outer membrane protein, which translates to MKKSRQLHNDAVASPYRKTILRLLLLGCFQLFSLLGFAQQQISGTVRSVDGPVPGATILVKGTKVAAVSDGEGKFSLNATGQVTLVCSHMSYASKEIVLGPEERSGILIQLESKNADLGEIVVVGYNAQKKATITGSISVLKGADIVKSPQANVSNSLAGRFSGIVINNRSGEPGYDGSNFTIRGLATTGNNDVLVVVDGVPGQIGGLERLNPNDIESMSILKDASAAIYGSRAANGVILVTTKRGKSGKPSISASFNQGFSSPTRLPKMADAATYAAINNEIDYYNNPGGGMNQHYSADEIRKFADGSDPLNYPNTDWAKETLKKTTTQNQANIAVSGGSENIHYYISAGMLSQDGLYKNGATKYTQYSFRSNIDADITKDFKVGLYLSGREENRRFPMTGAGDIFRSIYRAYSTVNARYPNGLPSEGIEGNNPVMMATDAGGLNRNPTQVFNGILKGSYQLPWVKGLSVDGFLAVDKSWNFSKAFGTPYVLYSYDKTANTYNKRVVGGSSGAAFLNENQQNQAQVTTNIKLNYQQRFGDHNVNAFAGYEQSTFKRDTFGASRQNFPTVLTPELSQGGTAATDRNNGGKSYNFTRRSFIGKLGYDYHEKYLAEVQVRIDGSSTFPEGNRYGTFPAASVGWRISKEPWFSNVAFVNNLKLRASYGMLGNDNVAQFQYFDNYSFNNVFVSGSNITPGIDLTKLANLAIHWEEAKKTDIGIEGTIFNNFSFEFIYFRQQRSNILAVRNASIPFVSGIVNPFGADPLVPSENIGKIDNNGIEATLGYDRREGKFHYGVSGNFTYAKSDIVFIDEAPGVLPYQRQTGQPLNTYLLYNNIGIFRTQADLDKNPHLTGAQLGDLIYEDYNKDGKITADDQVRSKYGNIPEISYGITAYADYKNFDISMVWAGQSRVSQYVLPESGTVGNFYSSWADNRWSPSNTQGTYPRVDTRASSSVNGGLYPNTFWLNDASFLRLKNVELGYNFPAGMLRMQSLRLYVNAFNLITFTKVKDYDPEGNSNSGQFYPQQRIVNIGVNVRF; encoded by the coding sequence ATGAAAAAATCACGACAATTGCACAATGATGCGGTGGCATCTCCGTACCGCAAAACTATCCTCAGGTTACTCCTCCTGGGATGTTTCCAGCTTTTTAGCCTGCTGGGGTTTGCGCAGCAACAGATCTCCGGTACAGTGAGGTCCGTTGACGGCCCTGTACCCGGCGCTACCATTTTAGTAAAGGGAACCAAGGTGGCAGCCGTTTCAGATGGGGAGGGAAAGTTTTCCCTTAACGCAACCGGCCAGGTCACCCTTGTTTGTTCTCACATGAGCTATGCCAGCAAAGAAATTGTACTGGGCCCTGAAGAACGCAGCGGTATCTTAATACAGTTGGAATCAAAGAATGCAGACCTGGGTGAAATAGTGGTGGTAGGTTATAATGCGCAGAAAAAAGCCACGATCACAGGTTCCATCTCTGTACTCAAAGGGGCGGATATTGTTAAAAGCCCTCAGGCCAATGTGTCCAATTCACTGGCCGGCCGTTTTTCAGGTATCGTGATCAATAACCGGAGCGGTGAGCCGGGCTATGATGGCTCTAATTTCACTATCCGCGGGTTGGCCACTACCGGGAATAACGATGTGCTCGTTGTGGTAGATGGGGTGCCGGGTCAGATCGGAGGGCTGGAAAGGCTGAATCCGAATGATATTGAAAGCATGTCTATCTTAAAGGATGCCTCTGCGGCTATTTATGGAAGCCGTGCTGCAAACGGGGTGATTCTGGTTACCACCAAACGGGGGAAATCAGGCAAACCTTCCATCTCCGCCAGTTTCAACCAGGGATTTTCTTCTCCCACCCGCCTGCCTAAAATGGCAGATGCCGCAACTTATGCCGCTATTAATAATGAGATAGATTATTATAATAACCCGGGCGGTGGCATGAACCAACATTATAGTGCAGACGAGATAAGGAAATTCGCGGACGGTTCAGACCCGCTCAATTATCCTAATACAGACTGGGCAAAGGAAACACTGAAGAAAACCACCACACAGAACCAGGCCAATATTGCGGTTTCAGGCGGTTCTGAAAACATACATTATTATATTTCTGCCGGCATGCTTTCGCAGGACGGGCTGTACAAAAATGGCGCTACCAAATACACCCAATACAGTTTCCGCTCTAATATTGATGCGGATATTACCAAAGACTTTAAAGTAGGATTGTATCTCTCTGGCCGGGAAGAAAACCGCAGGTTTCCCATGACTGGCGCCGGAGATATTTTCCGTTCTATTTACAGGGCTTATTCCACTGTTAATGCCAGGTATCCGAATGGTTTGCCTTCAGAAGGTATTGAAGGGAATAATCCCGTGATGATGGCTACGGATGCAGGCGGATTGAACAGGAACCCTACTCAGGTATTTAATGGTATCCTGAAAGGCAGTTACCAACTCCCCTGGGTAAAGGGGCTTTCTGTGGATGGATTCCTTGCCGTGGATAAATCATGGAATTTCAGCAAAGCATTTGGTACCCCTTATGTATTGTATAGTTATGATAAAACGGCTAACACCTATAATAAAAGGGTGGTAGGTGGTTCTTCAGGAGCCGCTTTTCTGAATGAGAACCAGCAGAACCAGGCGCAGGTAACTACCAATATTAAACTGAACTATCAGCAGAGATTCGGGGATCATAATGTGAATGCATTTGCGGGTTACGAGCAAAGCACTTTCAAACGGGATACATTCGGTGCTTCCCGGCAGAATTTCCCTACCGTGCTTACACCTGAACTATCCCAGGGAGGTACTGCGGCAACGGACAGGAATAATGGTGGTAAGAGCTACAACTTCACCCGCAGAAGTTTTATCGGTAAACTGGGCTATGATTACCATGAAAAGTACCTGGCAGAAGTACAGGTTCGTATCGATGGTTCCTCTACTTTCCCTGAAGGCAACAGGTATGGAACCTTCCCCGCAGCATCAGTTGGCTGGCGGATCTCCAAAGAACCCTGGTTCAGTAATGTGGCTTTTGTGAATAATTTAAAACTTCGTGCTTCCTATGGTATGCTGGGGAATGATAACGTGGCGCAGTTCCAGTATTTTGATAACTATTCTTTCAATAACGTATTTGTATCCGGCTCTAATATCACACCAGGTATTGACCTCACTAAACTGGCCAACCTGGCGATACATTGGGAAGAAGCAAAGAAAACAGACATCGGTATTGAAGGAACCATATTCAATAATTTTTCTTTTGAGTTCATTTACTTCAGGCAGCAGCGTTCTAATATCCTGGCCGTAAGGAATGCATCTATTCCCTTTGTTTCCGGTATCGTTAATCCATTTGGCGCAGACCCGCTGGTGCCTTCAGAAAATATAGGAAAGATAGATAACAATGGTATTGAAGCTACGCTCGGTTATGATCGCCGGGAAGGAAAGTTCCACTATGGCGTTTCCGGAAACTTCACTTACGCAAAGAGTGATATCGTATTCATTGATGAAGCTCCCGGCGTACTGCCTTATCAACGGCAAACAGGTCAGCCTTTAAATACTTACCTCCTGTATAACAACATCGGCATCTTCCGCACGCAGGCGGACCTGGATAAAAATCCTCACCTCACCGGTGCGCAATTGGGAGACCTGATCTATGAAGATTATAACAAAGACGGTAAGATCACAGCTGATGACCAGGTACGTTCCAAATACGGAAATATTCCTGAGATCTCTTATGGTATCACAGCGTATGCCGACTATAAAAACTTTGACATCTCTATGGTATGGGCTGGCCAGTCCAGGGTGAGCCAGTACGTGTTGCCGGAATCAGGAACCGTAGGGAATTTTTACAGCAGTTGGGCTGATAACCGCTGGAGCCCTTCCAACACACAGGGCACTTATCCAAGAGTAGATACCAGGGCTTCTTCTTCTGTAAATGGAGGATTATATCCCAATACTTTCTGGCTGAATGATGCCTCTTTTTTAAGATTGAAAAATGTTGAACTGGGTTATAACTTCCCGGCAGGGATGTTACGGATGCAATCACTCCGGCTATATGTAAATGCTTTCAACCTGATCACTTTCACCAAAGTGAAAGATTATGATCCGGAAGGGAACAGCAACAGCGGACAGTTCTATCCGCAACAGCGTATTGTGAATATTGGCGTAAACGTGCGATTCTAA